The genome window TCGGGCTGACGAAGTCGTTCGACGGCGGCGTGGCCGTGTTCGAACGCGATCTCGCGTCCCATCTCGCGCGCGGCGACGAGAACTACCTGTCGCTGCTCGACGCGGCCGACGCGTATGCGGCCCGCAACGGCCTCGACTTGCCGGAAGAGCCGGACGCACGGCGCATCCTGCCGGATCCCGACTGCGTGACGCATCCGATCCTCACGCTCGATCTCGCCGGCGCAGGCATCACGTCGATCGTCTGGGCCACGGGCTACGCGGTGGACTACGGCTGGCTGAACGTCGACGCGTTCGGGCCGAACGGCAAGCCGCAGCACCAGCGCGGCGTGTCGAAGGAGCCGGGCATCTATTTCCTCGGGCTGCCGTGGCTGTCGCGACGCGGCTCCAGCTTCATCTGGGGCGTGTGGCACGACGCGAAACACATCGCCGATCACATCGTCACGCAGCGCAAGTACCTCGCGTATCACGACGCGTCGCAGCGCCGCGCGGCCCCGCAAGCGGCGCGGCCCGACACGCTCCTGCTCGCCGAAGCGGCGAACTGATCGCCTGACGAACAGACCCATCCAGCCGCGTCGCGACGGCTTCCGGCGCGGCGGGCGACCCCACCGACACTCGAAGGACCTCGATGAGCCAGCCTACCCATACGCGTATCCGGATGTTCAACACGAAGGATACCTATCCGAACCAGACGCTCGACAACGACCTGTGCCAGGCCGTGCGGGCCGGCAACACCGTCTACGTGCGCGGTCAGGTCGGCACCGATTTCGACGGCAACCTGATCGGCCTCGGCGACGCGCGCGCGCAGGCCGAGCAGGCGATGAAGAACGTCAAGCAGTTGCTCGAGGAAGCCGGCAGCGACATCACGCATGTCGTGAAGACGACGACCTACCTGATCGATCCGCGTTATCGCGAACCCGTGTACCGGGAAGTCGGCAAGTGGCTGAAAGGCGTCTACCCGATCTCGACGGGGCTCGTCGTCTCCGCGCTCGGGCAGCCGCAGTGGCTGATGGAAATCGACGTGATCGCGGTGATTCCCGACAACTGGCAGCCGAGCCGCGCATAGGGGGCGACATGACTTTCTCCATCGTCGGGCGCTGCCCGGAGACGGGCCAGCTCGGGATCGCGATCAGCTCGTCGAGCATCGCGGTGGGCGCGCGCTGCCCGTGGGTGCGCGCGGGCGTCGGCGCCGTCGCGACGCAGAACATCACGCTGCCGGCGCTCGGACCTCAGGTTCTCGACCTGATCGAACACGACCTGCTCGCGCCTGCCGCGGCGCTCGACCGCGCGTTGAGCGCGAACGGCTGGAGCCAGTACAGGCAGGTCACGGCGATCGACGGGCAGGGGCAGACGGCATGCTTCACCGGCAAGGAGGCGCTCGGCACGCATCACGCGGTGCAGGGCGAACAATGCGTGGCGGCCGGCAACCTGCTGGCCGCGCCGGCCGTGATCGACGCGATGGTGCGGGCCTTCGAGCAGGCGTCCGGCCTGCTCGCCGACAGGCTGCTGGCCGCGATGCACGCGGCCATGGCGGCCGGCGGCGAGGCCGGCCCGGTGCATTCGGCCGCGTTGAAGGTGGCCGGCGACGTGACCTGGCCGATCGTCGACCTGCGCGTCGACTGGGCCGACGCCGATCCGATCGGGCAGCTCGATGCGCTGTGGCGCGCGTATCGACCGCAGATGCAGGACTACCAGACGCGCGCGCTGAACCCGACCGCCGCGCCGAGCTACGGAGTGCCGGGCGATGAGTGATCCGTCGAGCCGCGCGTTGCTCGAACGGCTGATCGGCTTCGCGACGGTCAGCCGCGATTCGAATCTCGAGATGATCGGCTTCATCCACGACTATCTCGCTGGGTTCGGTGTGCCGAGCGAACTGTTCTACAACGCGGAACGCACGAAGGCGAGCCTGTATGCGACGATCGGCCCGCGCGATCGCGGCGGCGTCGCGCTGTCGGGCCACACCGACGTGGTGCCGGTCGACGGGCAGGCGTGGACGGTCGAGCCGTTCCGGCTGACCGAGCGCGACGGCCGGCTGTACGGCCGCGGCGCGGCCGACATGAAGGGCTTCATCGCGTCGGTGCTCGCGGCCGTTCCGGCGTTCGTCGCGCGGCCGCTGAGCCTGCCGGTGCATCTCGCGTTCTCGTATGACGAGGAAGTCGGCTGTCTCGGTGTGCGGCCGATGCTTGAACGACTCGCCGCGCGCGAACATCGTCCGCGGATGTGCCTGATCGGCGAGCCGACCGAACTGAAGCCGGTGCTCGGTCACAAGGGCAAGCTCGCGATGCGCTGCCACGTGAAGGGCGCCGCGTGTCACTCGGCCTACGCGCCGTCGGGCGTCAACGCGATCGACTATGCGGCGAAGCTGATCGGCCGGCTCGGCGAGATCGGCGCGGCGCTCGCGCGGCCGGAACGGCACGACGGCCGCTTCGATCCGCCGTTCTCGACCGTGCAGACGGGGCTGATCAAGGGCGGCCGCGCGCTGAACATCGTGCCGGCCGAATGCGAATTCGATTTCGAGGTGCGTGCGCTGCCGGATTTCGATGCGCACGACGTGCCGAGAACGCTGCAGGACTATGCGGAATCCGAACTGTTGCCGAGGATGCGCGCGGTGCAGCCCGATACCGACATCCGGCTGCAGTCGCTCGGCGCGTATCCGGGGCTGGCGACCGCGCCGGACAGCGAGGCCGCGCGCCTGCTCGCGCTGCTGAGCGGGTCCGACGCGTTCGGCACGGTGGCGTTCGGCACCGAGGGCGGGTTGTTCGGGCAGGCCGGCATTCCAACCGTGGTGTGCGGGCCGGGCAGCATGGATCAGGGACACAAGCCCGACGAGTTCGTCACGCTCGAACAACTGCATGGATGCGACGCGATGCTGGGCCGTCTGGTCGCGTATCTCTCGTCCGCCGCCTGAACGGGCGGCCGGCACGCATGCGTCGCCCCCGGCGGCGCGCGTGATCGTCCTCGTCCCGTTCCCGATCGTCGACCTTGCCGCCGCTATCGAGCCGATGGCGGCGATTGCGCCGATTGCGCGACGATCTGCGCGAGCCGCTCGCGGCAGAAATCGACGAACGACTGCGCCTGTTTCGTGAGCTGACCGCGCTTCAGCCGTGCGCTCACGAGCCCGGACGGGCTGACCGTTTCGCTGAGGCCGATCGTCACGACGCGCTGGCCGTCGTACGTATAGTCGGAATGCGGGCGCGTGACGAGCAGCGAGAAACCGAAGCCGCGGCCGACCATCCCGCGCACCATCTCGATCGACGGCGAGCCGAACACGATGTTCGGCGTGAGCCCGAGCTCGTGAAACAGGCTGACGAAATACGTGCGGCTCGGCTGCACGTCGAGCAGGATCATCGGCTCGATGCACAGGTCGCGCAGCGACACGTGCGTCTGGCCCGCGAACCGGTGGTGCTCCGGCAGCAGCACGTACGGCTGCTGCGGCGGCATCAGCGGCTCGGTTTCGATCGTGCCGTCGAGATCGTGGTCGTACATCAGTGCGAGATCGAACGTGCCGGACGTCAGCCCCTGCACGAGTTCCTGCTGGTCGCCGTCGCGCAGCCGGATGTTCACGCCCGGGTAGCGCTCGCGGAAACCCGCGATCAGTTGCGGCAGATAGAGCGGCGCGACCGTCTCGAAGCAGCCGATGTCGATCTGCCCGGTGATCACGTCGTTGTCGGCGAGCGCGTTCTGTTCGAACTCGTGCGCGATGCGCAGCAGTTCCTGCGCTTTCCGGTAGAAGCGCGTGCCGCTCGGCGTCAGCGACACGCCCTGCGCGTGGTGGCGAATGAACAGTTTCACGCCGAAGCTCTCTTCCAGCCCTTTGATCGCGCTGGAAATCGACGGTTGCGCGATGAAGAGCTGACGCGATGCCTCGGCGACGCTGCCGGATTCGACCGTCGTGACGAAGTATTTCAGTTGCCGCAAAGTGTAGTGAGCCACAAGCACCCCTGATGCCCGGCCCCGGCGTGCCGCCGCGGGCGCATGCTGTTGGATTCGCGTAGCACCTTACCTGAAGTCGTTCGGCGCCGAAATTTCCGCTGCAGAGCTTTTTCGTATGTCGCGGAAATATTTTTAGTATTTTCCGGTCCCGATGCGCATGGCGCACCATCGTCTCCAGCCTGGATCGCGACGAGGCCGCGTGGGTGCCGGCGGGACACGTCATCCGTCCCCGCCTGGCGGCGCACGCGACGCTTCGTTGGGCGCCGCCGCGTGCATGCAGCGCGGCGGCGCTCGCGTATCCGGACCGATTGCCGGCGCGCCCCCCGACGCGCGCCGGCGCACACGGCACGCGCGCATCGCCGCGCAGGACTGGAGACATCACCATGACGAACGCGGAACGCAATGCGTCCCCGATGATAGAAAAGCACACGATCGGCTATGTGCCGCCCTCGGAACGCCACGGCAAGGTGCGCGACCTGTTCACGCTCTGGTTCGGCGGCAACATCGCGCCGCTGCCGATCGTGACCGGCGCGCTCGGCGTGCAGATGTTCCACCTGAACCTGATGTGGGGCATCGTCGCGATCGTCGTCGGCCAGGCGGTCGGCGGCGTGCTGATGGCGCTGCATTCGGCGCAGGGGCCGCAGATGGGGATTCCGCAGATGATCCAGAGCCGCGCGCAGTTCGGCTCGTGGGGCGCGCTGCTCGTCACGGTGATCGCGGCCGTGATGTACGTCGGCTTTTTCGCGTCGAACATCGTGCTGGCGGGCAAGTCGGTGCACGGCATCGCGTCGTCGGTGCCGGTTCCCGTCGGCATCGTGATCGGCGCGGTAGGCTCCGGGCTGATCGGGATCGTCGGCTACCGGTTCATCCACATCCTGAACCGGATCGGTACATGGGTGCTCGGCATCGGCATCGCCGTCGGCTTCTGGATGATCCTGTCGCACGTGAGCACCGCCGATTTCCTGACGCGCGGCGGCTTCGACTTCGCGGGCTGGCTCGCGACGGTATCGCTGTCGGCGCTGTGGCAGATCGCGTTCGCGCCGTACGTGTCGGACTATTCGCGCTATCTGCCGGAAGACGTCGGCGTCGCGTCGACGTTCTGGGCAACCTATCTCGGCTGCACGATCGGCTCGACGCTCGCGTTCGTCTTCGGCGCGGTCGCGGTGCTCGCGGTGCCGGCCGGCGCGGACACGATGGATGCGGTCAAGCAGGCGACCGGCCCGCTCGGCCCGTTGATGCTGGTGCTGTTCCTGCTGAGCGTGATCAGCCACAACGCGCTGAACCTGTACGGCGCGGTGCTCGCGGTGATCACGTCGGTACAGACGTTCGCATACAAGTGGATTCCGACCGCGAAGACGCGCGCGGTGGTGTCGGTCGCGATCTTCGTCGCCTGCTGCTATGCGGCGATCGGCGCGTCGACGAACTTCGTCGGCAACCTCGTCGATCTCGTGCTCGCGCTGCTGGTCGTGCTGGTGCCGTGGACGGCAATCAACCTGATCGACTTCTACGTGATCCACAAGGGCAAGTACGACATCCAGTCGATCTTCATGGCGGACGGCGGGATCTACGGCCGCTTCAATCCGCAGGCGCTGCTCGCGTATGCGATCGGCATCGTCGTGCAGATTCCGTTCATGAACACGCCGATGTACGCCGGCC of Burkholderia sp. NRF60-BP8 contains these proteins:
- a CDS encoding DUF1028 domain-containing protein; its protein translation is MTFSIVGRCPETGQLGIAISSSSIAVGARCPWVRAGVGAVATQNITLPALGPQVLDLIEHDLLAPAAALDRALSANGWSQYRQVTAIDGQGQTACFTGKEALGTHHAVQGEQCVAAGNLLAAPAVIDAMVRAFEQASGLLADRLLAAMHAAMAAGGEAGPVHSAALKVAGDVTWPIVDLRVDWADADPIGQLDALWRAYRPQMQDYQTRALNPTAAPSYGVPGDE
- a CDS encoding LysR substrate-binding domain-containing protein, whose amino-acid sequence is MAHYTLRQLKYFVTTVESGSVAEASRQLFIAQPSISSAIKGLEESFGVKLFIRHHAQGVSLTPSGTRFYRKAQELLRIAHEFEQNALADNDVITGQIDIGCFETVAPLYLPQLIAGFRERYPGVNIRLRDGDQQELVQGLTSGTFDLALMYDHDLDGTIETEPLMPPQQPYVLLPEHHRFAGQTHVSLRDLCIEPMILLDVQPSRTYFVSLFHELGLTPNIVFGSPSIEMVRGMVGRGFGFSLLVTRPHSDYTYDGQRVVTIGLSETVSPSGLVSARLKRGQLTKQAQSFVDFCRERLAQIVAQSAQSPPSAR
- a CDS encoding RidA family protein, with amino-acid sequence MSQPTHTRIRMFNTKDTYPNQTLDNDLCQAVRAGNTVYVRGQVGTDFDGNLIGLGDARAQAEQAMKNVKQLLEEAGSDITHVVKTTTYLIDPRYREPVYREVGKWLKGVYPISTGLVVSALGQPQWLMEIDVIAVIPDNWQPSRA
- the argE gene encoding acetylornithine deacetylase, which encodes MSDPSSRALLERLIGFATVSRDSNLEMIGFIHDYLAGFGVPSELFYNAERTKASLYATIGPRDRGGVALSGHTDVVPVDGQAWTVEPFRLTERDGRLYGRGAADMKGFIASVLAAVPAFVARPLSLPVHLAFSYDEEVGCLGVRPMLERLAAREHRPRMCLIGEPTELKPVLGHKGKLAMRCHVKGAACHSAYAPSGVNAIDYAAKLIGRLGEIGAALARPERHDGRFDPPFSTVQTGLIKGGRALNIVPAECEFDFEVRALPDFDAHDVPRTLQDYAESELLPRMRAVQPDTDIRLQSLGAYPGLATAPDSEAARLLALLSGSDAFGTVAFGTEGGLFGQAGIPTVVCGPGSMDQGHKPDEFVTLEQLHGCDAMLGRLVAYLSSAA
- a CDS encoding purine-cytosine permease family protein codes for the protein MTNAERNASPMIEKHTIGYVPPSERHGKVRDLFTLWFGGNIAPLPIVTGALGVQMFHLNLMWGIVAIVVGQAVGGVLMALHSAQGPQMGIPQMIQSRAQFGSWGALLVTVIAAVMYVGFFASNIVLAGKSVHGIASSVPVPVGIVIGAVGSGLIGIVGYRFIHILNRIGTWVLGIGIAVGFWMILSHVSTADFLTRGGFDFAGWLATVSLSALWQIAFAPYVSDYSRYLPEDVGVASTFWATYLGCTIGSTLAFVFGAVAVLAVPAGADTMDAVKQATGPLGPLMLVLFLLSVISHNALNLYGAVLAVITSVQTFAYKWIPTAKTRAVVSVAIFVACCYAAIGASTNFVGNLVDLVLALLVVLVPWTAINLIDFYVIHKGKYDIQSIFMADGGIYGRFNPQALLAYAIGIVVQIPFMNTPMYAGPIPAHLGGADLSWLVGLLLTSPLYYWLATRDSAYRRRQTGATMPPTAAR